One region of Engraulis encrasicolus isolate BLACKSEA-1 unplaced genomic scaffold, IST_EnEncr_1.0 scaffold_63_np1212, whole genome shotgun sequence genomic DNA includes:
- the lhpp gene encoding phospholysine phosphohistidine inorganic pyrophosphate phosphatase, with amino-acid sequence MAEHKWTGCVKSLKGVILDMCGVLYDSGEGGGVPISGSIEAVKRLKESDLQLRFCTNETQATREKFVSKLQRMGFELSVSEVFPPAPAVAAILKERGLRPHLLVHDDVMPEFDNVDKTNPNCVVIGDAAEKFSYKNLNDAFQVLIGLEKPVLFSMGKGRYYKETDGLKLDVGVYMKALEYASEVEAEVVGKPSSMFFQTVLNDMGLQPHEVLMIGDDLVNDVGGAQQCGMKGLQVRTGKYRPSDERHASVTADGYVDNLATAVDLILKNRAQ; translated from the exons ATGGCCGAACATAAGTGGACCGGTTGTGTTAAAAGTCTGAAAGGTGTGATTTTAGACATGTGTGGCGTGTTGTATGACAGTGGAGAGGGCGGAGGTGTACCCATATCAGGATCAATTGAGGCTGTGAAAAG GTTGAAGGAGTCAGACCTGCAGTTGCGTTTTTGTACGAATGAGACTCAAGCCACTCGTGAGAAGTTTGTGTCGAAGCTCCAGCGGATGGGGTTCGAGCTGAGTGTGAGTGAGGTGTTCCCTCCCGCGCCggcggtggcggccatcttgaaggaGCGGGGACTCAGACCCCACCTGCTGGTGCATGATG ATGTGATGCCCGAGTTCGACAATGTGGATAAGACGAATCCCAACTGCGTGGTCATCGGAGACGCGGCGGAGAAGTTCTCTTATAAGAACCTGAACGATGCTTTTCAGGTCCTCATCGGCTTGGAGAAACCCGTGCTCTTCTCAATGGGGAAAGG ACGATATTACAAAGAGACAGATGGACTAAAGCTGGATGTTGGGGTATACATGAAGGCTCTGGAG tATGCCAgtgaggtggaggcggaggtggtGGGTAAACCGTCCTCCATGTTCTTCCAGACTGTGCTGAATGACATGGGACTGCAGCCACACGAG GTGCTGATGATTGGTGACGATCTAGTGAACGACGTCGGTGGAGCACAGCAGTGTGGGATGAAGGGACTCCAAGTTAGAACCGGAAAATACAG ACCCAGTGATGAGAGGCATGCGAGTGTGACGGCTGACGGGTATGTTGACAACCTGGCAACCGCAGTGGACCTCATCTTGAAGAACAGAGCCCAGTAA
- the LOC134444631 gene encoding 4-hydroxyphenylpyruvate dioxygenase-like protein encodes MAAYMSRLHHISLHCSNVNKIAHDLVSKFKFDLFAARLTEKTGQYAFRRGSAVFLVNQKSHSVGHELTAPGCQSHLSSLPSFRDLSDSCARIRDTNLELQHEQTLLYEETPNHVVDTACNVCFEVENAERSFHALVDQGCEILLPPSKVHDDNGFVTYFIVKSVVGNVCHTLLDRSKYHGSFLPHFAELESSNSSPNTVQCPITHFDHITYACPRRSTREVMQWYEKHFGFQRFFIDSNEDVSEGYVLDQGGIGLRLTAMEYWKCSEMGMNPPFKKTAEPDCKFVIAESLPEQGKNQVDTFLEQHRGPGIQHIGLYTSDIVKTAQAMTEAGVQFFSPPAAYYSEVGKLHEIERVGYDPLKLSQYGILLDTALGEEAVPQPSSQRYLLQVFTKPIFAEDTLFLELIERRGATGFGEGNIRALWRSVQAYMEKEKIEAEKNKSDSASLTSGQSG; translated from the exons ATGGCAGCCTACATGAGCCGGTTACACCATATTTCATTGCACTGTTCAAATGTGAATAAAATAGCTCACGACCTTGTGTCTAAGTTTAAGTTTGATCTCTTTGCCGCCAGACTTACTGAGAAGACGGGTCAGTATGCTTTTCGGAGGGGATCTGCAGTTTTTCTTGTGAATCAGAAGTCGCATTCGGTAGGGCACGAGTTGACTGCCCCTGGCTGTCAGTCTCATTTGTCTTCTCTGCCTTCTTTTCGCGATTTGTCTGACAGCTGTGCAAGGATAAGAGACACAAACTTGGAGTTACAACACGAACAAACCCTGCTTTACGAGGAAACCCCAAACCACGTGGTGGACACAGCCTGTAACGTTTGTTTCGAAGTAGAAAATGCTGAGAGGTCATTCCATGCTCTTGTAGACCAAGGCTGTGAAATCCTCCTTCCCCCAAGCAAGGTACATGACGATAACGGATTTGTAACTTACTTCATTGTTAAGTCTGTTGTTGGAAATGTCTGCCACACGCTACTAGACAGGTCTAAGTACCATGGCTCCTTCTTGCCACATTTTGCTGAACTTgagagcagcaacagcagcccaAACACAGTACAATGTCCCATCACTCATTTTGACCACATCACCTACGCCTGCCCTCGGAGGAGCACCAGAGAAGTGATGCAGTGGTACGAGAAACACTTCGGCTTCCAGAGATTCTTTATTGACAG TAATGAAGATGTAAGCGAGGGTTATGTCCTGGACCAAGGTGGTATTGGACTGCGGCTCACCGCCATGGAGTACTGGAAATGCAGCGAGATGGGAATGAACCCTCCCTTTAAGAAGACAGCCGAACCAGACTGCAAGTTTGTGATCGCAGAGTCGCTACCTGAACAAG GGAAGAACCAGGTGGACACGTTTCTGGAGCAGCACAGAGGTCCTGGTATCCAGCACATTGGGCTCTACACGAGTGATATTGTGAAGACGGCGCAGGCCATGACTGAAGCAGGCGTACAGTTCTTCTCTCCTCCAGCAGCCTACTACTCTGAG GTTGGAAAACTGCATGAGATTGAGCGTGTGGGGTATGACCCCCTGAAGCTGTCTCAGTACGGCATCCTGCTGGACACCGCCCTGGGAGAGGAGGCCGTACCGCAGCCGTCAAGCCAACG GTACCTTCTACAGGTGTTCACCAAGCCCATTTTTGCGGAGGACACTCTTTTCCTGGAGTTGATTGAGCGTCGCGGAGCTACAGGCTTTGGAGAAGGCAACATCAGGGCGCTGTGGAGATCAGTGCAGGCGtatatggagaaggagaagatagaggcagaaaaaaacaaatctgaCTCTGCTTCTTTGACAAGTGGTCAATCTGGTTGA